Proteins from one Chitinophaga oryzae genomic window:
- a CDS encoding HEAT repeat domain-containing protein: MENTTQRPEHALPGLIRKVLGSPHSEQVIKAQIIQMASQNLHVPEVTTALLEVLPLTKDKETRDQLLRFLSALNTSRFADTGALFQALLDVYRQEKDRDTRTTLLYRLQESIHQDPRLAVFFVELSGQETLSEQERIAVQDTLSSLPAITEDIALAALLKNVNAPTILQLQAVEIAEKCPSWSDRMVAGLQPYLDVKNDRGIRFRILQKLAAARLLGPAYADVLIPVLRTDNDTDARHEALAALSRIKPWNEAILLQLLWTASHDGDAGIRSQALQLQGEQPERTNEQLISMAALLASDRSEGVRLTLLQQLKPVMRIADIRNKVAAAFAGNPGVFNDEEFHQLTDMLAPYAGRDENISQLLLQSIKGLPVTSQRQKVLQLLIGKISLEKMLDPVVQLFTQEHNEALREVLFNQIKALSVSRHPQLVDVFCDELTEPGSPFRVTCAGILANAAELYPRIPPALEDVLLYDNERELVRLCLDGYLRPGVEKKFDVLVHVVKNELIDTASRQKALDAILKLSLDEHQQETLTNALSGLKPGTLKTS; the protein is encoded by the coding sequence ATGGAAAATACGACCCAACGCCCGGAGCACGCCTTGCCCGGGCTTATCCGCAAAGTGCTGGGAAGCCCTCATTCCGAACAGGTGATCAAAGCGCAGATTATCCAGATGGCCTCCCAGAACCTGCATGTACCGGAAGTAACCACGGCGTTACTGGAAGTACTGCCCCTTACGAAAGACAAAGAAACGCGGGACCAGCTCCTGCGCTTCCTCTCCGCGCTGAACACCTCCCGTTTTGCCGATACCGGCGCTTTGTTTCAGGCGCTGCTGGACGTATACCGGCAGGAGAAAGACCGCGATACCCGCACCACCCTCTTATACAGGCTGCAGGAGAGTATCCACCAGGACCCGCGGCTGGCGGTGTTTTTCGTGGAACTGTCCGGACAGGAAACGCTGAGTGAACAGGAACGTATAGCCGTACAGGATACCCTTTCCTCGTTACCCGCTATCACGGAGGACATCGCGCTGGCAGCGCTGCTGAAAAACGTGAACGCCCCTACGATATTACAATTACAGGCCGTGGAGATCGCAGAGAAATGTCCTTCGTGGAGCGACAGGATGGTGGCCGGCCTGCAACCCTATCTCGACGTAAAGAACGACCGCGGCATCCGCTTCCGCATCCTGCAAAAGCTGGCCGCAGCACGGCTGCTGGGACCCGCCTATGCCGACGTGCTGATACCGGTACTGCGTACCGATAACGATACAGACGCCCGTCATGAAGCGCTGGCGGCATTGTCGCGCATCAAACCATGGAATGAGGCTATCCTGCTGCAACTGCTGTGGACCGCCTCCCACGATGGCGACGCCGGTATCCGCAGCCAGGCTTTACAGCTGCAGGGCGAACAACCTGAACGCACCAACGAACAACTGATCAGCATGGCCGCCCTGCTGGCTTCCGACCGCTCGGAAGGCGTGCGGCTTACCCTGCTGCAGCAGCTTAAACCCGTGATGCGCATCGCCGACATCAGGAATAAAGTAGCCGCCGCCTTTGCCGGCAACCCCGGCGTGTTTAACGATGAAGAATTTCATCAGCTCACCGACATGCTGGCCCCTTATGCCGGCCGCGACGAAAACATCAGCCAGCTGCTGCTGCAGAGCATCAAAGGCCTGCCCGTCACCAGCCAGCGCCAGAAAGTGCTGCAGCTGCTGATCGGCAAAATCAGCCTCGAAAAAATGCTGGACCCCGTGGTACAGCTGTTCACACAGGAACACAACGAAGCGCTGCGGGAAGTGCTGTTCAACCAGATCAAAGCCTTGTCCGTGTCCCGTCATCCGCAGCTGGTGGACGTATTCTGCGACGAGCTCACCGAACCGGGATCACCTTTCCGGGTCACCTGCGCCGGCATCCTCGCCAACGCGGCCGAGCTGTACCCCCGGATACCGCCGGCGCTGGAAGACGTGCTGCTGTACGACAACGAGCGAGAGCTGGTACGCCTTTGCCTCGACGGATACCTGCGCCCCGGCGTGGAGAAAAAGTTCGATGTCCTCGTTCATGTGGTGAAAAACGAACTGATAGACACCGCTTCCAGGCAGAAAGCGCTGGACGCCATCCTGAAACTTTCTTTAGATGAACACCAGCAGGAGACACTGACCAATGCCTTGTCCGGCCTGAAACCCGGCACGTTGAAAACCTCCTGA